In a single window of the Carassius gibelio isolate Cgi1373 ecotype wild population from Czech Republic chromosome A12, carGib1.2-hapl.c, whole genome shotgun sequence genome:
- the LOC128025115 gene encoding interferon-induced protein with tetratricopeptide repeats 5-like, producing MDPDRTLRAKLLQLECHFTWALNRDDIDLNDVLNRLQEQIKLYFGKKEGLAKTYSPLAYVQFLLGFHEEAHNNLMTSVKLLMECHQDEFHKTLIVTYGNLAWINYHKKNYKECESYLKKLQKINETLLTEWSSVPEVLGEKGWTFLKFSQKYYNTAKECFRKALEIEPEEGEWNAGYAIALYRTEFENSSADNSPTIKQLKRAIATNPEDDVLKVLLSMRLIVYKKYKEAESLVEKALEGSPDHPHVMRYVAKFFRNQGSVDRSIPLLKRALENSPDSSFIHHQLALCYKFKKIQLLQEQSHHAKGAKVQQIRDQCIYHLEKATSLTASFISAMSDLALLYGENRDMSRAEELFQLAFKAAREKNDNLHVVNLCYAEFQLYCHRCESSAIKYFMECLKIKPNLLTGKKSAYILKKIADKRIQRNSNDVEAYGILGFLHKVNGEKDQAIECYEKALSYEDNDEFLSNLSELRMSSQ from the coding sequence ATGGATCCGGACAGAACTTTGAGAGCAAAACTTCTCCAGTTGGAATGCCACTTCACCTGGGCTCTGAACAGAGATGATATAGATCTAAATGATGTTCTCAATAGACTGCAAGAACAGATTAAGCTGTACTTCGGAAAGAAAGAAGGCCTTGCCAAAACTTACAGTCCTTTGGCCTATGTCCAGTTCCTTCTGGGGTTTCACGAGGAGGCACATAATAATCTCATGACATCCGTGAAGCTACTCATGGAATGCCACCAGGATGAATTTCATAAAACTCTCATTGTCACTTATGGAAACCTCGCCTGGATAAACTACCACAAGAAGAACTACAAAGAATGTGAAAGTTACCTGAAGAAGCTTCAGAAGATAAATGAAACCTTACTCACTGAGTGGTCATCTGTTCCAGAGGTGCTTGGTGAAAAGGGATGGACTTTTCTTAAATTCTCACAAAAATATTACAACACAGCCAAAGAATGTTTCAGGAAGGCTTTAGAAATTGAACCAGAGGAAGGCGAATGGAATGCTGGTTATGCAATTGCTCTGTATCGCACCGAATTCGAGAATTCCAGTGCTGATAATTCGCCTACAATAAAGCAGCTGAAACGAGCCATTGCCACGAATCCAGAGGATGATGTTCTCAAAGTCCTCTTAAGCATGCGGCTGATTGTTTACAAAAAGTACAAAGAGGCTGAGAGTTTGGTAGAGAAGGCTTTAGAAGGATCTCCAGATCACCCACATGTCATGCGATATGTTGCAAAATTCTTCAGGAATCAAGGAAGTGTGGACAGGTCAATTCCTCTTTTGAAGCGAGCACTGGAAAACTCACCCGATTCGAGTTTCATACATCATCAGTTAGCTCTTTGCTATAAGTTTAAGAAAATCCAACTGTTGCAGGAGCAAAGTCACCATGCCAAAGGGGCAAAAGTTCAACAGATTCGCGATCAATGCATCTATCATTTAGAAAAGGCCACCAGCCTGACAGCCTCCTTCATTTCTGCAATGAGCGATCTAGCGCTGCTGTATGGAGAGAACCGGGATATGTCACGGGCTGAGGAGCTGTTTCAGCTCGCTTTTAAAGCAGCCAGAGAGAAAAACGACAATCTACATGTTGTCAATTTGTGTTATGCTGAATTCCAGCTCTACTGCCACAGATGTGAGTCGTCAGCTATCAAATACTTCATGGAATGTCTAAAGATTAAACCGAATTTACTCACAGGGAAGAAAAGTGCCTACATTTTAAAGAAGATCGCTGATAAACGAATTCAGAGAAACTCAAATGATGTGGAGGCTTATGGGATACTAGGGTTCCTTCATAAGGTAAATGGGGAGAAAGATCAAGCCATTGAGTGCTATGAGAAAGCTCTGAGTTATGAAGACAATGATGAGTTCCTCAGTAACCTTAGTGAACTCAGGATGTCCTCACAGTAA